The following are encoded in a window of Thermoanaerobacter ethanolicus JW 200 genomic DNA:
- the cas1b gene encoding type I-B CRISPR-associated endonuclease Cas1b: MKKTIYIFSDGELKRKDNTLFFEGENGRKFIPVENTSEIMVFGEVSLNKRLLEFLTQSEIILHFFNHYGYYVGSYYPREHLNSGYMILRQAEHYNDGSKRLYLAQKFVEGAYKNIRQVLKYYSNRGKDLEDVIYSIEKLGESVDSTSTINELMAIEGNIREYYYKAFDEIIQNPDFKFDFRSKRPPQNFLNTLISFGNSLMYTTTLSEIYKTHLDPRIGFLHATNFRRFSLNLDVSEIFKPIIVDRTIFTLLSKKMVTKEDFEEDAEGLLLKEKGKKVFVQEFEDKLATTIKHRNLSNNVSYRRLIRLELYKLEKHLIEEEQYKPFIAQW, encoded by the coding sequence ATGAAAAAAACGATTTATATTTTTTCAGATGGGGAATTAAAAAGAAAAGATAATACTCTATTTTTTGAAGGAGAAAATGGAAGAAAATTTATACCAGTAGAAAATACTTCTGAAATAATGGTTTTTGGAGAAGTAAGCCTTAACAAAAGACTTCTTGAGTTTTTAACACAATCAGAGATTATACTTCATTTTTTCAATCATTATGGATATTATGTAGGGTCTTATTATCCAAGAGAACATTTAAACTCAGGCTATATGATATTAAGACAAGCTGAGCACTATAATGATGGAAGTAAAAGGCTTTATCTTGCTCAAAAATTTGTCGAAGGAGCTTATAAGAATATAAGGCAAGTTTTGAAATATTATTCAAATAGAGGCAAAGATTTGGAAGATGTCATTTATTCCATAGAAAAATTAGGGGAGAGCGTTGATTCAACTTCCACAATAAATGAATTAATGGCAATAGAAGGTAATATTAGGGAATATTATTATAAGGCTTTTGATGAGATAATTCAAAACCCAGATTTTAAGTTTGACTTTAGAAGCAAAAGACCACCTCAAAATTTTTTGAATACATTGATAAGCTTTGGAAATTCTTTGATGTATACGACAACTTTAAGTGAAATATACAAAACCCACTTAGACCCGAGAATAGGTTTTTTGCATGCGACCAATTTTAGACGTTTTTCTTTAAATCTTGATGTTTCAGAGATTTTTAAGCCTATCATTGTAGATAGGACTATATTTACCTTGCTTAGCAAAAAAATGGTTACTAAAGAAGACTTTGAAGAAGATGCAGAAGGATTATTACTTAAAGAAAAAGGGAAAAAAGTATTTGTGCAGGAATTTGAAGATAAGCTTGCTACAACTATTAAACACAGGAATCTTTCTAACAATGTTTCTTATAGAAGACTTATAAGGTTAGAGCTGTATAAATTGGAAAAACACTTGATTGAAGAAGAACAGTACAAGCCTTTTATTGCACAATGGTAA
- the cas4 gene encoding CRISPR-associated protein Cas4, protein MEFEVTGALMQSYTICKRQVWLMAHQIVPDQEHPYIEIGRLIDENSYQRDRKKIHFENVVLDLVRMEKDNILIGEVKKSSKAEDSAKMQLLFYLYKLKQSGITAKGQLFFPEERKREVVELTPEFEREVIKAIEEIKDIVYKEKPPAFIKIPYCKNCGYKEFCMS, encoded by the coding sequence ATGGAATTTGAGGTTACAGGGGCATTGATGCAAAGCTATACCATTTGTAAAAGGCAAGTTTGGCTTATGGCACATCAGATAGTGCCTGACCAAGAACATCCTTATATTGAAATAGGTAGGCTTATTGATGAAAATTCTTATCAAAGGGATAGAAAAAAGATTCATTTTGAAAATGTGGTATTAGACCTTGTGAGAATGGAAAAAGATAATATTTTAATTGGCGAGGTAAAGAAAAGTTCAAAAGCGGAAGATAGTGCTAAAATGCAACTTTTATTTTATCTCTACAAGTTAAAGCAAAGCGGAATAACTGCAAAAGGGCAACTTTTTTTTCCAGAAGAAAGGAAGAGGGAAGTAGTAGAACTTACACCAGAATTTGAAAGAGAAGTTATAAAGGCAATTGAAGAAATTAAAGATATAGTATATAAAGAAAAGCCACCTGCTTTTATAAAAATTCCATATTGTAAAAATTGTGGGTATAAGGAGTTTTGTATGTCATGA
- a CDS encoding IS110 family RNA-guided transposase, whose protein sequence is MDLVYSHVCGLDVHKKNVVACIITPEGKEIRTFSTMTDDLIALKEFIKAKGCSVVAMESTGSYWKPIYNLLELESIKILLVNAKHIKNVPGRKTDVKDAEWIASLLQHGLLQGSFVPDREQRELRELVRYRKSLIEEKSRELNRIQKVLEGANIKLSSVVSDINGASSRSILEAIINGEENPETLAELSQGKLKNKMDELKRALKGLINHHQRMLLEIQLRHIDYLDEEIAKLDEEIKNRMLPFEKDLALLDTIPGVGRRTAEQIIAEIGTNMEQFPSAAHLCSWAGLCPGHNESAGKQKSARTRKGNQKLRSSLIEAARAASRAKDTYLSSQYHRIAARRGANRAAVAVAHSILIIVYHILKQKQPYIELGPTYYEEKKRNMIIRQSLKKLESLGLKVTVESAVS, encoded by the coding sequence ATGGATTTAGTTTACTCTCACGTTTGCGGATTAGATGTCCATAAAAAGAATGTCGTAGCTTGTATAATAACACCAGAAGGTAAAGAAATCCGCACTTTTTCAACTATGACCGATGACCTTATTGCATTAAAAGAATTTATTAAAGCTAAAGGTTGTTCTGTTGTTGCTATGGAAAGTACCGGCTCTTATTGGAAACCTATTTACAATCTACTTGAGCTTGAGAGCATTAAAATCCTACTCGTCAATGCTAAGCATATTAAAAATGTCCCTGGTAGAAAAACCGATGTAAAAGATGCTGAGTGGATAGCAAGTCTCTTGCAACATGGCCTTTTGCAAGGCAGCTTTGTGCCAGATCGTGAACAAAGAGAGCTTCGCGAACTTGTCCGCTATAGAAAAAGCCTCATTGAAGAAAAATCAAGAGAACTTAATCGCATACAAAAGGTTTTAGAAGGAGCTAATATCAAACTGTCTTCGGTAGTCTCTGATATCAACGGGGCATCCAGTCGTTCTATACTTGAGGCTATTATAAATGGTGAAGAAAATCCCGAAACCCTGGCTGAGCTTTCTCAAGGCAAGCTAAAAAATAAAATGGATGAACTAAAACGCGCTTTAAAAGGCTTGATCAATCATCACCAAAGGATGCTTCTGGAAATACAGCTTAGACATATTGATTACCTTGATGAAGAAATAGCAAAATTAGACGAAGAAATTAAAAATCGAATGCTCCCTTTTGAAAAAGACCTGGCACTGCTGGATACAATCCCTGGAGTCGGAAGAAGAACTGCAGAACAAATAATAGCCGAAATCGGCACGAATATGGAACAGTTCCCCTCTGCTGCCCATTTGTGTTCTTGGGCAGGGTTGTGTCCAGGTCATAATGAAAGTGCTGGTAAACAAAAGTCTGCAAGAACTCGAAAAGGTAACCAAAAATTGCGAAGCTCTCTTATTGAAGCTGCCAGAGCTGCCTCAAGGGCAAAAGATACTTATCTTTCAAGTCAGTACCACCGCATCGCTGCTCGAAGAGGAGCAAACCGTGCAGCAGTTGCAGTGGCACATAGCATTTTAATTATAGTTTATCATATTCTCAAGCAAAAGCAACCATATATTGAATTAGGTCCTACTTATTATGAAGAGAAAAAGCGTAATATGATTATTCGTCAATCTTTAAAAAAGCTAGAGTCTTTAGGCCTTAAGGTCACGGTCGAATCTGCAGTGTCTTAA
- a CDS encoding CRISPR-associated helicase/endonuclease Cas3 — translation MSSFSELYSHPDKFLEDHLINTSKIIRSYFNEKKVAIIDKETFLKTATIISLCHDFGKATNYFQKYLFTENEKERNKLKTMEETHHSLLSAVVAFYLVKNEINAQDRKGILFPFIAFLIVKNHHGDLKNVFNEVILDDKELEVLKKQLNSIDDEKLQVLNGKLRNAGLNENLTKSAINDYIDSINSELRKIKRELRRLKEEQDVSIYLLLNFLFSLLVDADKTEVVVGIDNIKRPEIKFEEQLVKEYKASFPDKESKINLLREEAYKEVLEKDIDIKQKIMSINLPTGLGKTLTTIAFAMKLWAKLYKETGVKYRIIYSLPFLSIIEQNSNVLEDLLRYNGIQPDTEIILKHHHLSDIRYTKNNTEFEDEQAKILIEGWNSEIIITTFVQFFHTLVSEKNKTLRKFHRLANSIIILDEVQSIPFKYWLLTKELLKAVANELNSYIIFVTATQPLIFREEEIYPLVAKTKYFTQMDRVEIIPKLSRDITLEELSEMFDLNDGKSYLFILNTIKSAQQFYNILRAKIPNDEIIYMSTHVVPMERLERIEKIKEGKIRFAVTTQLVEAGVDIDFDVVVRDIAPLDSINQSAGRCNRNWRGKGEVYVVSLIDEKGQKYSKYVYDKILLGITREILSKYDTIKEQELLKIIEKYYQEVSERMSSNEGRELLDAIYTLRYDSEDGNMCISKFELIEDDYYKVDAFIELNDEAKELWHKYVELKDIKNLFERRNIFNRFKADFYKYVISIPATVENMPPDIWGFKYVNYDSLNDYYDKETGFITKGVTSIW, via the coding sequence ATGTCATCTTTTTCTGAATTATACTCCCATCCTGACAAATTTTTAGAAGACCATCTCATCAATACTTCTAAAATAATTAGAAGCTACTTTAACGAAAAAAAGGTGGCGATAATAGATAAAGAGACTTTCTTAAAAACAGCTACTATAATTTCTTTATGCCACGACTTTGGAAAAGCGACAAATTATTTTCAAAAGTATTTGTTTACTGAAAACGAGAAAGAGAGAAATAAATTAAAAACAATGGAAGAAACGCACCATTCTTTATTATCTGCAGTTGTAGCCTTTTATTTGGTTAAAAATGAAATAAATGCTCAGGATAGAAAGGGGATATTGTTTCCTTTTATAGCTTTTTTAATTGTTAAAAATCACCATGGAGATTTAAAAAATGTTTTTAATGAAGTTATATTAGATGATAAAGAGTTAGAAGTACTTAAAAAACAGCTTAACAGTATAGATGATGAAAAATTACAAGTATTAAATGGAAAGCTTAGAAATGCTGGCTTAAATGAAAATTTGACTAAATCAGCGATAAATGATTATATTGATAGTATTAATTCTGAATTAAGAAAAATCAAAAGAGAATTAAGAAGACTTAAAGAGGAGCAAGATGTTTCTATATATTTATTATTAAACTTTTTGTTTTCTTTACTTGTTGATGCCGATAAAACTGAAGTTGTTGTTGGAATTGACAATATAAAACGGCCGGAAATAAAGTTTGAAGAGCAGCTTGTAAAAGAGTATAAAGCATCTTTTCCAGATAAAGAAAGTAAAATTAATTTATTGAGAGAGGAAGCCTATAAAGAAGTATTAGAGAAGGATATAGATATTAAACAAAAAATAATGTCTATCAATCTTCCTACAGGCCTTGGCAAAACGTTGACTACAATTGCTTTTGCGATGAAATTATGGGCCAAATTGTATAAAGAAACCGGTGTAAAATATAGAATTATTTATTCTTTGCCATTTTTAAGTATTATAGAACAAAATTCTAATGTGCTTGAAGATTTGTTAAGATATAATGGAATTCAACCAGATACAGAAATAATATTGAAACATCATCATTTGTCAGATATAAGATATACTAAAAATAATACTGAATTTGAAGATGAACAAGCCAAAATATTGATAGAAGGATGGAATTCAGAAATAATAATAACTACTTTTGTTCAATTTTTTCATACATTAGTGTCTGAAAAAAATAAAACTTTGAGGAAGTTCCACAGATTAGCGAATTCTATAATTATACTTGATGAAGTCCAATCAATACCATTTAAATATTGGCTTTTGACAAAAGAACTTTTAAAAGCGGTTGCAAATGAATTAAATTCATATATAATTTTTGTAACTGCTACTCAGCCGTTAATATTTAGAGAAGAGGAAATTTATCCATTAGTAGCCAAGACTAAATATTTTACTCAAATGGATAGGGTAGAAATTATTCCCAAATTGAGTCGAGATATTACCTTAGAAGAGCTAAGCGAAATGTTTGATTTAAATGATGGTAAAAGCTATCTTTTCATACTAAATACTATAAAATCTGCTCAACAATTTTATAATATATTAAGGGCTAAGATACCTAATGATGAAATAATTTACATGTCAACACATGTAGTACCTATGGAAAGGTTGGAAAGAATAGAAAAAATAAAAGAAGGTAAGATAAGGTTTGCTGTAACGACTCAATTAGTAGAAGCAGGGGTAGATATTGATTTTGATGTTGTTGTAAGAGATATAGCACCTCTTGATTCTATTAATCAATCAGCAGGAAGGTGCAACAGGAACTGGAGAGGAAAAGGAGAAGTCTATGTTGTATCATTGATAGATGAAAAAGGTCAAAAATATTCAAAATATGTTTATGATAAAATATTACTTGGCATAACGCGTGAAATACTAAGTAAATATGATACTATAAAAGAGCAAGAACTTTTGAAGATTATAGAGAAATATTATCAAGAAGTATCAGAGAGAATGTCCTCAAATGAAGGAAGAGAGCTATTAGATGCTATATACACATTGAGGTATGATAGCGAAGATGGAAATATGTGTATTTCCAAATTTGAATTAATTGAAGATGACTATTATAAAGTAGATGCATTTATTGAATTGAATGATGAAGCTAAAGAATTGTGGCATAAGTATGTTGAGCTTAAAGACATAAAAAATCTATTTGAAAGGAGAAATATTTTTAATCGATTTAAAGCTGACTTTTATAAATATGTAATATCAATACCTGCAACAGTGGAAAATATGCCTCCTGATATTTGGGGTTTTAAGTATGTAAATTATGATAGTTTAAATGATTATTATGACAAAGAAACAGGTTTTATAACAAAAGGAGTCACAAGTATATGGTAA
- the cas5b gene encoding type I-B CRISPR-associated protein Cas5b, giving the protein MKTLVFDVFGDYGHFRKYYTTSSPLTFSFPPPPTVKGMLGAIAGIDKKEYLKVFSEENCKVAIRILNPIKKIRLGLNLINTKGNYWIPYKAKNHEARTQVKTEFVKDAAYRIYFMHKDNDLFEDIVEKIKNRRNVYTLSLGLSEMIADYKFIGVYEAEEIENAEVDILSVLPFQSIVEDKIYFENGKKYFKEKIPAGMNEDRVVLSYEDVLYEVNGQSIKCHVKKCWEVKGEHVIFF; this is encoded by the coding sequence ATGAAGACTTTAGTTTTTGATGTGTTCGGGGACTATGGACATTTCAGAAAATACTATACTACTTCTTCCCCGCTTACTTTTTCCTTTCCACCACCCCCAACTGTCAAAGGCATGTTGGGGGCGATAGCGGGGATTGACAAAAAAGAATATCTCAAAGTTTTTTCAGAGGAAAACTGCAAAGTTGCTATCAGGATATTGAACCCTATTAAAAAAATCAGATTGGGACTGAATTTAATAAATACAAAAGGGAATTACTGGATACCTTATAAAGCTAAAAATCATGAGGCGAGAACGCAAGTGAAGACAGAATTTGTAAAAGATGCAGCGTATCGGATTTACTTTATGCATAAAGATAATGATTTATTTGAAGACATAGTGGAAAAAATAAAAAATCGCCGAAATGTGTATACTTTGTCTTTAGGGTTAAGTGAAATGATTGCTGATTATAAGTTTATAGGGGTATATGAAGCAGAAGAAATAGAAAATGCAGAAGTAGATATTTTATCAGTACTACCATTTCAATCTATTGTAGAGGACAAAATTTATTTTGAAAATGGCAAAAAATATTTTAAAGAAAAGATACCTGCAGGTATGAATGAAGATAGGGTTGTTTTAAGTTACGAAGATGTTTTATATGAAGTAAATGGACAAAGCATAAAGTGTCATGTAAAGAAATGTTGGGAGGTTAAGGGTGAACATGTCATCTTTTTCTGA
- the cas7b gene encoding type I-B CRISPR-associated protein Cas7/Csh2, whose translation MENVIKNRAEILFLYDVSFANPNGDPVDENKPRIDEETGINIVTDVRLKRTIRDYLAYYKGKEVFIIETRKEDGKLRTKEDRIGDFGKDEDIIARCIDVRLFGATTAVKDKVMTLTGPVQFKYGKSLHKVDLMYIKGTTVMPSGEGRGQGTFTEKYILPYSLIAFYGIVNENAAINQNIPLTVEDVDLMLEGMWNGTKNLMSGSKMGHMPRLLIEVVYQENNYQIGELEKRIKFVHEMEDEEIRDIQDGKLDITELVAVLKQNQEKIKLIKYIYDYRVTFTCNGEECTLEKALEGLNIQKLQY comes from the coding sequence ATGGAAAATGTTATTAAAAATCGTGCAGAGATTTTATTTCTCTATGATGTGAGCTTTGCAAATCCTAATGGCGACCCGGTGGATGAAAACAAGCCGCGTATAGATGAAGAAACGGGAATAAACATAGTGACAGATGTAAGACTTAAAAGGACGATAAGGGATTATCTTGCTTATTACAAAGGCAAAGAAGTGTTTATAATTGAAACAAGAAAAGAGGATGGAAAACTAAGGACAAAAGAAGATAGGATAGGGGATTTTGGTAAAGATGAAGATATAATTGCCAGGTGCATTGATGTAAGGCTATTTGGAGCAACAACTGCAGTAAAAGACAAAGTAATGACCCTCACTGGCCCAGTACAATTCAAATATGGCAAATCTCTTCATAAGGTAGATTTAATGTATATAAAAGGTACAACAGTTATGCCATCTGGAGAGGGTAGAGGGCAAGGAACATTTACAGAAAAATACATATTACCCTACTCATTAATTGCTTTTTATGGGATTGTTAATGAAAATGCTGCAATAAATCAGAATATACCTTTGACAGTTGAAGATGTTGATTTGATGTTAGAAGGAATGTGGAATGGTACCAAAAATTTAATGTCAGGTTCAAAAATGGGACATATGCCAAGATTATTAATAGAAGTGGTATACCAAGAGAACAACTATCAAATAGGTGAGCTTGAAAAACGCATAAAATTTGTGCATGAGATGGAAGACGAAGAAATAAGAGATATACAAGATGGCAAACTCGATATAACAGAACTTGTGGCAGTGCTAAAACAAAACCAAGAGAAAATAAAATTGATAAAATACATTTACGATTATAGAGTTACATTTACATGTAATGGAGAAGAATGTACATTAGAGAAAGCTTTGGAAGGATTAAACATTCAAAAACTCCAATATTAA
- a CDS encoding transposase, translated as MYQLQLLLNIPELFTSQSKIDFYSSMFENLDLSSIPEFPSSSPGRKGYSHHALFRAFIVMKAERFGTISDLLDYLRNNLIIAHLCGFDISKPLPSYWTFRRFINDFSHDYLTSIFQNQVNILKNMGIISGEFISMDSTPIKANTKLNNPKSFSKNKFSKDNQPKSDKDCKLGVYSASNDSSNKRYKFYWGYKNHIIVDAISGLPIAETTTPADAPDFEAALSLLEKTNKWFNLKYVNFIADKGYDVKRVYNFVRDTLHGHCFIPLNKRNSKNPPLTDDGYMVCEAGIKMLKDGKQYFDGFIKQKFVCKFCNSKDDSACPIQHPKYFNGKKHRGCTKYAIISSDYRSSINRDSLYFKAVYKLRIESERYNSRFKALDFEKAYVRNINSVSNLNTFGHITLLTVAIVAIKLGKFDEFRSLVALMQSA; from the coding sequence ATGTACCAGCTTCAATTGCTTTTAAATATACCTGAACTCTTTACCTCTCAGTCTAAAATTGATTTCTATTCTTCTATGTTTGAAAATCTTGACCTGTCTTCAATACCTGAATTCCCTTCCTCTAGTCCTGGCCGTAAGGGTTATTCTCACCATGCACTTTTTAGAGCTTTTATTGTCATGAAAGCTGAAAGATTCGGCACAATTTCTGACCTTTTAGATTATCTCCGCAATAATCTTATCATTGCTCATCTTTGTGGCTTCGACATTTCTAAACCTCTTCCTTCTTATTGGACTTTTCGCCGTTTTATTAATGACTTCTCTCATGATTATTTGACCTCTATTTTTCAAAATCAGGTCAATATCCTCAAAAATATGGGTATTATCTCCGGTGAGTTTATTTCCATGGATTCTACCCCTATTAAAGCTAACACTAAGTTAAATAACCCTAAGTCTTTTTCTAAAAATAAATTCTCTAAAGATAATCAGCCTAAGTCAGATAAGGATTGTAAATTAGGCGTTTATTCTGCTTCTAACGATTCTTCTAATAAACGCTATAAGTTTTATTGGGGCTATAAAAATCACATTATTGTTGATGCTATCTCTGGTTTACCCATCGCTGAAACTACTACCCCCGCTGATGCCCCTGATTTTGAAGCCGCTTTATCTTTGCTTGAGAAGACTAATAAGTGGTTTAACCTTAAGTATGTTAATTTTATTGCCGATAAGGGGTATGATGTTAAGAGAGTTTATAATTTTGTTAGAGATACTCTCCATGGTCATTGTTTTATTCCTCTTAACAAGCGTAATTCTAAAAATCCCCCACTGACTGATGATGGTTATATGGTTTGTGAAGCAGGTATTAAAATGCTCAAAGATGGCAAGCAATATTTTGATGGTTTTATTAAGCAAAAATTTGTTTGCAAGTTCTGTAATTCTAAAGATGACTCTGCCTGCCCTATTCAGCATCCTAAATATTTTAATGGCAAAAAGCATAGAGGCTGTACTAAGTATGCTATTATATCTTCTGATTATAGGTCCTCTATTAATAGAGACTCCCTATATTTTAAGGCTGTCTATAAATTGAGGATTGAATCAGAAAGATATAATTCCCGCTTTAAAGCTCTAGATTTTGAAAAAGCTTATGTTAGAAATATTAATTCTGTCAGCAACCTTAATACTTTTGGCCATATTACTTTGCTTACTGTCGCTATTGTAGCTATTAAACTGGGTAAATTTGATGAGTTTAGATCTCTTGTTGCTTTGATGCAATCGGCCTAA
- a CDS encoding TIGR02556 family CRISPR-associated protein — translation MITAIKELGEMVLKSQNKTLLDVLIENPNQDGRYSKIIAINFIVKEDEIEYEGIRLEEYDDSKISRYIFTDTGGNAPGYTPAAKITEVPKTFNGKIKNWFNKVLKDKSIKIDEKDRAFLERIKDILEEKSDEIIKEAEKIRGDFPKKEGLSLILKFNVDGEYKYIGDFNVFRDLMLQLDSQKYQEIYAEDKVCSICGQKKDIVFGTVDTYKFYTIDKPGYIAGGFNEKESWKNYPVCAECRLALEEGKRYLENELTFRFYGLEYQLIPNFIIGKEFVRKEVREIFESSERLLSLKREVKKRFIGDEDEILDYLADAEDSMTVNLLFLRKSNSAERILLLIEDVFPSHLREIFNAKEQVDEIFGNSFTFKNIRSFMSKSDSNKRDNDLDGYFLDITDRIFRGRPVDLGFLYNLIMKKIREEFVKDGYYKAATADGLMTIAFLEKMKLIKMEVIPMEERIFDSFFAKYGPTFEMPLKRGLVLLGALTELLLRKQYSDREAKPFMKNLKGLKMDEKDIKGLLPKVQNKLEEYDSFDKGKRLLAKEASDYLLLAGDNWNMSVDEINFYFACGINLADELTSIIY, via the coding sequence ATGATAACAGCAATAAAAGAGTTAGGGGAGATGGTGTTAAAATCTCAAAACAAAACTTTGCTGGACGTACTTATAGAAAATCCAAATCAGGATGGTAGATACTCTAAAATAATTGCTATAAATTTCATTGTAAAAGAAGATGAGATTGAATATGAAGGAATTAGACTTGAAGAGTATGACGATTCAAAAATAAGTAGATACATTTTTACAGATACAGGTGGTAATGCTCCTGGATATACCCCTGCTGCAAAAATAACAGAAGTGCCAAAAACATTTAATGGCAAAATAAAAAATTGGTTTAATAAGGTGCTAAAAGACAAGTCAATAAAAATCGATGAAAAAGATAGAGCTTTTCTTGAAAGAATAAAAGACATATTAGAAGAAAAAAGTGATGAAATTATCAAAGAAGCAGAGAAAATTCGAGGAGATTTTCCCAAAAAAGAAGGATTATCTCTTATACTCAAATTTAATGTAGATGGAGAGTACAAATATATTGGTGATTTTAATGTATTTAGAGATTTAATGTTACAATTAGACAGTCAAAAGTATCAGGAAATTTATGCAGAAGATAAAGTATGTTCAATTTGCGGACAAAAGAAAGATATTGTTTTTGGTACAGTTGATACATATAAATTTTATACAATTGACAAACCAGGATATATTGCAGGCGGCTTTAATGAAAAAGAATCATGGAAGAACTATCCTGTATGTGCAGAATGTAGACTTGCTTTAGAAGAAGGAAAGAGATACCTTGAAAATGAGCTTACTTTCAGATTTTATGGTTTGGAGTATCAGTTAATACCTAATTTCATTATAGGAAAAGAATTTGTAAGAAAAGAAGTACGAGAAATATTTGAGAGTTCGGAAAGACTTTTGTCTCTTAAGAGAGAAGTAAAAAAGAGATTTATTGGAGATGAAGATGAGATATTAGATTACCTGGCTGATGCAGAAGATTCTATGACTGTCAATTTGTTGTTTTTAAGAAAATCAAATTCAGCAGAAAGGATATTGCTTTTAATAGAAGATGTGTTTCCTTCTCATTTGAGAGAAATTTTTAATGCGAAAGAACAAGTAGATGAAATTTTTGGAAATAGTTTTACTTTTAAAAATATAAGAAGCTTTATGTCTAAATCTGACTCAAATAAAAGGGATAATGATTTGGACGGTTATTTTCTCGATATAACTGATAGGATTTTTAGAGGAAGGCCAGTGGATTTGGGATTTTTATACAACCTTATAATGAAAAAAATAAGAGAAGAGTTTGTGAAGGATGGTTATTATAAAGCTGCAACTGCAGATGGGTTAATGACGATAGCTTTTCTTGAAAAAATGAAATTGATAAAAATGGAGGTTATCCCAATGGAGGAAAGAATATTTGATAGCTTTTTTGCCAAATATGGTCCTACTTTTGAAATGCCTTTAAAAAGAGGACTTGTTCTTTTAGGGGCTTTAACAGAACTTTTATTGAGAAAACAGTACTCAGATAGAGAAGCTAAGCCTTTCATGAAAAATTTAAAAGGATTAAAAATGGATGAAAAAGACATAAAAGGTCTTCTTCCTAAAGTGCAAAATAAACTTGAAGAATACGATTCTTTTGACAAAGGTAAAAGACTCTTAGCGAAAGAAGCTTCTGATTATCTTCTCTTAGCGGGAGATAATTGGAATATGTCTGTTGACGAAATAAATTTTTACTTTGCTTGTGGTATTAATTTAGCTGATGAATTGACAAGTATTATTTATTAG
- the cas6 gene encoding CRISPR-associated endoribonuclease Cas6, whose amino-acid sequence MRITLEFVGEKNLVLPIHYNYIVQGFLYDLMGDSEFAAFLHDEGFQYEKRKFKLFTFSRIEGEFKILTDSKGQKKISIKPPFKFTVASPLDEFIFDISKNALKKEYCHFNGQKFILNSLNIDNPPVFKNKARIKFISPVVMYTTLKDGDIKYTYYYSPWDEKFSPLLLNNLLKKYELVYKIKAKDPYFKLYPLSEKEDRRYSKMIKYKNVYVKGWMGIYDVESSPELLELAYYTGLGAKNSQGFGCFEIIG is encoded by the coding sequence ATGAGAATTACTTTGGAATTTGTGGGAGAAAAAAATTTAGTATTGCCAATTCATTATAATTATATAGTTCAAGGCTTTTTGTATGACCTCATGGGGGACAGTGAGTTTGCAGCTTTTTTACATGATGAAGGATTTCAATATGAAAAAAGAAAATTTAAATTATTTACTTTTTCAAGAATTGAAGGGGAGTTCAAGATTTTAACAGATTCCAAAGGGCAGAAAAAAATAAGCATAAAACCTCCTTTTAAATTTACTGTTGCCTCTCCTTTAGATGAATTTATATTTGATATTTCAAAAAATGCGTTAAAAAAGGAGTATTGCCATTTTAATGGTCAAAAATTTATTTTGAATTCACTCAATATAGACAATCCTCCTGTTTTTAAAAATAAAGCAAGGATAAAATTTATTTCTCCAGTTGTGATGTATACTACTTTAAAGGATGGTGACATAAAGTATACTTATTATTATTCCCCTTGGGATGAAAAATTTTCTCCTCTTTTACTTAATAATCTGCTTAAAAAGTATGAATTAGTATACAAAATAAAAGCGAAAGATCCATATTTTAAGCTTTATCCCTTATCAGAAAAGGAAGATAGGAGATATTCAAAGATGATTAAATACAAAAATGTTTATGTGAAGGGATGGATGGGTATATACGACGTAGAAAGCAGTCCTGAATTATTAGAACTTGCTTACTATACAGGTTTGGGTGCAAAAAACTCCCAAGGATTTGGGTGTTTTGAGATAATTGGGTGA